In the Flagellimonas sp. MMG031 genome, one interval contains:
- the priA gene encoding primosomal protein N': protein MDYFLEVVLPIPLEKLFTYKISKAEADFLQEGMRVAVPFGKSKIYTALAYRIHQNAPEAYEPKEIYQILDEHPVVTPVQLKHWEWVAKYYMCTLGEVIRTALPSAFMLESETLILPNKNTEVDEQELNDDEFLVYEALQHQTALKIAEVSDIVDKKHVLKLINTLVHKGVVVQKEELYEQYKPKLVRYVKLSEQYEGEVELSALLNELTRAPKQSQVVLSLFQLKAKSSKPIPIAELEKESRASRAVIKALVDKGILEEYHIRKDRVDFDERSDASEQVHLNEYQQLALEDIHHGFEEQKPVLLHGVTSSGKTEVYVKLIQKCLEEGKQALYLLPEIALTSQLINRLRHYFGHQVSVYHSKYSIHERVEVWNNVLKNAEKAQIVIGARSSLFLPFTQLGLVVVDEEHETSFKQFDPAPRYHARDAAVVLASMHKAHIVLGSATPSIESMYNAKTKKYGYASIAHRFGEVLMPEINLVDIKEATRKRRMKGHFSEILIKAMTEALEEGEQIILFQNRRGFAPVVECTTCGHVAQCPNCDVSLTYHQHRNQLRCHYCGYHMALQQACLACGSPTLDNKGFGTEQIQQELGQLFPDVSVGRMDLDTTRGKYAYEKIISSFENQEMDILVGTQMVTKGLDFRNVSLVGIMNADSMLNFPDYRAHERSFQMLTQVAGRAGRTQKRGKVLIQTYNPYHQILQQVTTNSYDSMFKEQFYEREQFKYPPLVRLIKITLKDKDFNKLNEAADWMAGSLRNVLGTNILGPEYPPVSRIRRDYLKNILIKVPRKEPLAQTKNSIKRIEKSFNAISKYKSVRLVYNVDHI from the coding sequence ATGGATTATTTTTTGGAGGTTGTTTTGCCCATTCCCTTGGAGAAACTCTTCACGTATAAAATTTCAAAAGCTGAAGCGGATTTTTTACAGGAGGGTATGCGTGTGGCCGTTCCCTTCGGGAAATCCAAGATTTATACGGCTTTGGCCTACCGCATCCACCAAAATGCCCCGGAAGCCTACGAACCCAAGGAGATTTATCAGATTTTGGATGAACACCCGGTGGTCACACCAGTACAACTCAAGCATTGGGAATGGGTGGCAAAGTACTACATGTGCACCTTGGGAGAGGTGATTCGGACTGCGTTGCCCAGTGCCTTTATGTTGGAAAGCGAAACGCTGATTCTGCCCAATAAAAATACCGAAGTGGACGAACAGGAACTCAACGATGATGAGTTTTTGGTGTATGAGGCATTACAACATCAAACCGCATTAAAAATAGCTGAGGTCAGTGATATTGTGGACAAAAAGCACGTGTTGAAGCTTATCAATACCTTGGTGCATAAAGGCGTGGTGGTCCAAAAAGAGGAACTGTACGAGCAGTACAAACCGAAATTGGTCCGCTATGTAAAACTCTCCGAGCAGTACGAGGGCGAAGTGGAACTTTCTGCATTGCTCAACGAACTGACAAGGGCTCCAAAACAAAGCCAGGTTGTACTTTCCTTGTTCCAACTAAAGGCCAAAAGTTCCAAACCCATACCCATTGCCGAACTCGAAAAAGAAAGCAGGGCCTCACGGGCCGTGATCAAGGCACTGGTGGATAAAGGTATTTTGGAGGAGTACCACATCCGAAAGGATCGGGTAGATTTTGATGAGCGTTCCGATGCTTCCGAACAGGTCCATTTAAACGAGTACCAACAACTGGCGTTAGAGGATATCCATCACGGTTTTGAAGAGCAAAAACCAGTATTGTTGCACGGGGTCACCTCCTCAGGAAAGACCGAGGTGTACGTCAAATTGATACAGAAATGCTTGGAAGAGGGCAAACAGGCCTTGTATCTGCTGCCCGAAATTGCGTTGACCTCCCAATTGATCAATAGGTTGCGGCATTATTTTGGACATCAAGTATCCGTATATCATTCCAAATACAGCATTCACGAAAGGGTAGAGGTGTGGAACAATGTGCTGAAGAATGCCGAGAAAGCCCAGATTGTCATTGGTGCACGTTCGTCACTGTTCCTTCCGTTTACCCAATTGGGGTTGGTGGTGGTGGATGAGGAGCATGAAACCTCTTTTAAACAATTTGACCCAGCTCCACGTTACCACGCACGGGATGCGGCCGTGGTTTTGGCTTCCATGCACAAGGCCCATATTGTTTTGGGTTCCGCTACGCCAAGCATTGAAAGTATGTACAACGCCAAGACGAAAAAATATGGCTACGCTTCCATTGCCCATCGGTTTGGAGAGGTGCTGATGCCGGAAATCAATTTGGTGGATATCAAGGAAGCGACCCGTAAACGGCGCATGAAAGGACATTTTTCCGAAATTTTGATCAAGGCGATGACCGAAGCCTTGGAGGAGGGGGAGCAAATCATACTTTTTCAGAACCGAAGGGGTTTTGCCCCTGTGGTGGAGTGTACCACTTGCGGTCATGTGGCCCAATGTCCCAATTGCGATGTCAGTTTGACTTATCACCAACACAGAAACCAATTGCGTTGCCATTATTGTGGGTATCACATGGCTTTGCAGCAGGCGTGTTTGGCTTGTGGGAGCCCTACTCTGGACAACAAAGGTTTTGGTACGGAACAGATTCAGCAGGAATTGGGACAGTTGTTCCCCGATGTTTCGGTTGGGCGGATGGATTTGGACACTACCCGAGGAAAATATGCCTATGAGAAAATCATTTCATCTTTTGAAAATCAGGAAATGGATATTCTGGTCGGTACCCAAATGGTAACCAAGGGGCTGGATTTCAGAAATGTGAGCTTGGTGGGCATCATGAATGCGGATTCCATGCTCAATTTCCCCGATTACCGGGCGCATGAACGCAGTTTTCAAATGCTGACACAGGTAGCGGGCAGGGCAGGGCGTACCCAAAAACGGGGTAAGGTCCTCATTCAAACCTACAATCCATACCATCAAATATTGCAACAGGTGACCACGAACAGCTACGATAGCATGTTCAAGGAGCAATTCTATGAAAGGGAGCAGTTTAAATATCCCCCTTTGGTGCGGTTGATCAAAATCACCTTAAAGGATAAAGATTTCAATAAATTGAACGAGGCAGCGGACTGGATGGCAGGGTCGCTGCGGAATGTGCTCGGCACGAATATTCTTGGCCCTGAATACCCACCGGTATCCCGAATCCGAAGGGATTACCTCAAAAATATCTTGATCAAGGTGCCCAGAAAAGAGCCCTTGGCCCAAACAAAAAATAGCATTAAAAGAATCGAAAAATCCTTTAATGCTATTTCTAAGTATAAAAGTGTACGATTGGTCTACAATGTGGACCACATCTAA
- a CDS encoding DUF2147 domain-containing protein — MKNRRMMRKWVFALCFLMGQITFAQTVFGKWKTIDDRDGTEKAIIEIYKDGGLLHAKVVKILQEGKKGAVCTKCEGERKNKPILGMKIMEDFEEKKDGIYKGDKLFDPEQAMTFRGRVWLDEENANRLKVRGYLAFLYRTQTWHRVIEN; from the coding sequence ATGAAAAACAGAAGAATGATGCGTAAATGGGTTTTCGCCCTATGTTTTCTGATGGGTCAAATCACCTTTGCACAGACCGTTTTTGGCAAGTGGAAAACCATTGACGACCGTGATGGTACGGAAAAGGCGATCATCGAAATATATAAGGACGGTGGCTTGTTGCATGCCAAGGTGGTGAAGATTTTGCAGGAAGGAAAAAAAGGTGCGGTATGTACCAAATGTGAGGGAGAACGAAAAAATAAGCCTATCCTCGGCATGAAGATCATGGAGGATTTTGAGGAAAAGAAAGATGGAATCTACAAAGGCGACAAACTCTTCGACCCCGAACAGGCCATGACCTTTAGGGGCAGGGTTTGGTTGGACGAGGAAAACGCCAACCGTCTCAAAGTACGGGGCTATCTCGCCTTTTTGTATAGAACCCAAACATGGCACCGGGTGATAGAGAACTAG
- a CDS encoding YihY/virulence factor BrkB family protein, protein MSAAIEEQLEKIPVINWMVRILKKIKLKAFEGLSLYDLIEMYLVGIVKGTLSSRASSIAFSLFLALFPLLIFLLTLIPFIIPYVSVGNENFDAQFLDFLESFLPSATSDYFGEIYQQIKDQKQGGLLSSAFILSIFLVANGVNAIFGGFENSYHVELTRNFFRQYAYALMVGLILSILLIVGAVAFVYFEFYIVEYTSEYLGKTLGYDVEKGDTVGIQIAKVLFFLFLSYITTAILYYFGTAEGRKARFFSAGALMTTLLFLLTSYLFGIYVDEFARYNELYGALGGLLILMVFIWLNSNILLLGFELNATLNSLKKRHEKQKNDA, encoded by the coding sequence ATGTCAGCAGCCATCGAAGAGCAGTTGGAAAAGATACCCGTCATCAATTGGATGGTCCGGATATTGAAAAAGATAAAGCTCAAAGCTTTTGAAGGACTCTCTTTGTATGACTTGATCGAAATGTATTTGGTGGGCATCGTTAAAGGAACCCTGTCGTCGCGGGCAAGTTCCATTGCGTTCAGCCTGTTTTTGGCCCTTTTCCCATTGCTTATTTTCTTGTTGACCCTGATCCCGTTCATCATACCCTATGTGAGTGTCGGCAATGAGAATTTTGATGCCCAATTCCTTGATTTTCTGGAGTCCTTTCTCCCTTCCGCCACCAGTGATTATTTTGGGGAAATCTATCAGCAGATTAAGGACCAAAAGCAAGGAGGATTGTTGTCCTCTGCCTTTATTTTGTCCATTTTTCTGGTGGCCAACGGCGTAAATGCCATTTTTGGGGGTTTTGAGAACTCCTATCATGTGGAACTGACCCGAAACTTTTTCCGTCAGTATGCCTATGCGCTCATGGTGGGGCTCATTCTTTCCATTTTATTGATTGTGGGAGCCGTTGCGTTCGTTTATTTTGAATTTTATATTGTGGAATACACCAGTGAATATTTGGGCAAAACCTTGGGGTACGATGTGGAAAAAGGCGATACGGTAGGCATTCAGATAGCCAAAGTCCTGTTCTTTTTGTTTTTGTCCTACATCACCACGGCCATACTGTACTATTTTGGAACCGCGGAAGGGCGCAAGGCACGATTCTTCTCCGCCGGGGCATTGATGACCACCCTCTTGTTCTTACTCACCTCTTACCTTTTTGGTATTTACGTGGACGAATTTGCCCGTTACAATGAACTTTATGGCGCTTTGGGAGGATTATTGATCCTAATGGTGTTTATTTGGTTAAATTCAAACATTTTATTGTTGGGCTTTGAGCTCAATGCAACCTTAAATTCCCTTAAAAAAAGGCATGAAAAACAGAAGAATGATGCGTAA
- the nadC gene encoding carboxylating nicotinate-nucleotide diphosphorylase: protein MISEAQFQHELDLIIANAVREDVGDGDHSSLACIPASAQGKAKLLVKDEGIIAGVAFAKQVFQYVDPQLQMEILMEDGSPVKYGDVVFYVEGSSQSILKAERLVLNAMQRMSAIATKTQDFVSLLDGTETKILDTRKTTPGIRALEKWAVTIGGGENHRFALYDMIMLKDNHIDFAGGITKAIQKTKDYLKEQGKELKIIVEARNLDEVDEILQSDGVYRILLDNFDYDDTREAVKRIGEKCLTESSGGINEETIRTYAECGVNYISSGALTHSVYNMDLSLKAV from the coding sequence ATGATTTCCGAAGCACAATTTCAACACGAACTGGATCTGATCATTGCCAATGCCGTTAGGGAAGATGTTGGCGATGGCGACCACAGTTCCTTGGCCTGTATTCCCGCATCGGCGCAGGGAAAGGCTAAACTGTTGGTCAAGGATGAAGGCATTATTGCCGGAGTGGCCTTTGCCAAACAGGTCTTTCAATACGTGGACCCCCAGCTCCAAATGGAGATTTTGATGGAGGATGGGTCCCCCGTGAAATACGGCGATGTCGTTTTTTATGTGGAAGGCAGCTCGCAAAGCATCCTAAAGGCTGAACGTTTGGTGCTCAACGCCATGCAGCGCATGAGTGCCATTGCCACCAAAACCCAAGATTTCGTTTCCCTTTTGGACGGTACGGAGACCAAAATTTTGGACACCCGTAAAACCACGCCCGGGATTCGTGCTCTCGAAAAATGGGCCGTCACCATCGGCGGTGGGGAAAACCATCGGTTTGCCCTTTACGATATGATCATGCTCAAGGACAACCATATCGATTTTGCCGGGGGTATCACCAAGGCCATTCAAAAAACAAAGGATTATCTGAAGGAGCAGGGGAAGGAATTAAAGATTATCGTGGAGGCCCGGAATTTAGATGAGGTAGACGAAATCCTGCAATCCGATGGGGTCTATCGCATCCTTTTGGACAATTTTGACTACGATGACACCCGCGAAGCGGTCAAACGGATAGGGGAGAAGTGCCTTACGGAATCCTCCGGTGGAATCAACGAGGAAACCATCAGGACCTATGCCGAATGTGGTGTCAACTACATTTCTTCAGGAGCACTTACCCATTCCGTTTACAATATGGACCTAAGCTTAAAAGCCGTTTAA
- a CDS encoding BspA family leucine-rich repeat surface protein, whose amino-acid sequence MNNKTYFLALLSLILFWSCGKDDAPPPPQNNAPSIAAQTFPVPENISDAQLIGTVKATDADKDDELTFSIAQNDNGLFEITKAGGLSLATGKSLNYENKTKHTITVAVTDGTDEAKAQMTINVTQVDPENLPPTLEPQTFTVSENIPDTQVIGTVTANDPEEDELTFSIAEDADALFEMTITGELSLLEGKALDFETKTEHTVTVQVSDGNSSVQATITIKVVQSDPENKLPVMEAQSFEANEDITDTDVIGTVLASDPEEETITFAIVEDLDELFEITDSGELSLVEGKTLDFETKQEHTITVSANDGNGFVQAVVTITVGDVNEAPTAEPQSFEVAEDIADTEIIGTVVASDQEEDGLSFSIVEDLDGLFEITEAGELSLATDKTLDFETKTAHELTVGVSDGNNETVALNITITVTDVEEGVSLFDDPASFITKWVVTSGQVLAIGTNADYDYNFIIDWGDGSPQENINGVNPNPSHVYDVGDEYLVAIKGSFPALRMGGADKASQDALVDVTQWGEQKWQSMSYAFQDCDNLVAFSAGEPPNLSETTSMVRMFRWADQFNGDIGNWNTSNVTNMEDIFNNAIAFNQDIGGWNTSNVTLMTGAFAGATIFNQDLSGWDTFNVINMFGMFSFAESFDQDLGGWDITNITSMFGMFNGSGMSHTNANATLAGWADFVLQNDGPFNVSLGMEGVLLCGEQGDYALGVLMSVDYGWYITGIQYDINCP is encoded by the coding sequence ATGAACAACAAGACCTACTTTTTGGCCCTTTTGAGCCTTATCCTATTCTGGAGCTGTGGCAAGGACGATGCACCACCACCGCCCCAGAACAATGCGCCCAGCATTGCGGCGCAGACCTTTCCCGTGCCCGAGAACATCTCCGATGCCCAACTCATCGGAACCGTAAAGGCCACCGATGCGGACAAGGATGACGAACTCACCTTCTCCATTGCACAGAACGACAACGGACTTTTTGAGATCACCAAAGCGGGCGGTCTGAGCCTGGCAACGGGCAAATCCCTAAACTACGAGAACAAGACCAAGCACACCATTACCGTAGCGGTGACCGATGGCACCGACGAGGCCAAGGCCCAGATGACCATCAACGTGACCCAAGTGGACCCCGAAAACTTACCGCCCACCCTAGAACCGCAGACCTTTACCGTCTCGGAGAACATTCCCGATACGCAGGTCATAGGCACCGTAACGGCCAATGACCCCGAAGAGGATGAACTTACGTTTAGCATCGCCGAGGATGCGGACGCACTCTTTGAGATGACCATAACAGGGGAACTTTCCCTTTTGGAAGGCAAAGCCTTGGATTTTGAGACTAAAACAGAGCACACGGTAACGGTGCAGGTAAGCGATGGCAATAGTTCCGTACAGGCCACCATCACCATAAAAGTGGTGCAGTCCGACCCAGAAAACAAATTGCCCGTTATGGAGGCACAATCGTTCGAAGCCAATGAGGACATCACCGATACCGATGTCATTGGTACCGTGTTGGCCAGCGACCCAGAGGAGGAAACCATAACTTTTGCCATAGTGGAAGATCTGGACGAACTTTTTGAAATCACCGATTCCGGCGAACTCTCATTAGTGGAAGGCAAGACCTTGGATTTTGAGACCAAGCAAGAACATACCATTACCGTAAGCGCCAATGACGGCAATGGATTCGTCCAAGCGGTCGTCACCATCACTGTGGGCGATGTGAACGAAGCTCCCACGGCAGAACCCCAAAGCTTTGAAGTAGCGGAGGACATTGCCGATACCGAAATTATCGGAACTGTAGTGGCCAGCGATCAGGAGGAAGATGGCCTTAGCTTTAGTATCGTGGAAGATCTGGATGGGCTCTTTGAGATCACCGAAGCAGGCGAACTATCCTTGGCAACGGACAAGACTTTGGATTTTGAGACCAAAACAGCACATGAACTCACCGTCGGGGTTAGCGATGGTAACAATGAAACGGTAGCACTGAACATAACCATAACCGTGACCGATGTGGAAGAGGGTGTAAGCTTGTTCGATGATCCTGCTTCATTTATTACCAAATGGGTAGTGACTTCAGGACAGGTGTTAGCCATAGGAACTAACGCTGATTATGATTACAACTTCATTATAGATTGGGGAGATGGTAGTCCTCAAGAGAATATAAATGGCGTTAACCCTAATCCCTCACATGTATATGATGTAGGTGATGAGTATTTAGTTGCGATAAAAGGTAGTTTTCCTGCTCTTCGAATGGGTGGAGCAGATAAAGCAAGCCAAGATGCTCTTGTAGATGTCACGCAGTGGGGGGAACAGAAATGGCAGTCTATGAGTTATGCATTTCAGGATTGTGATAATTTAGTGGCTTTTTCCGCTGGTGAGCCGCCCAATTTGTCTGAGACGACTTCCATGGTGCGAATGTTTAGGTGGGCTGACCAGTTCAATGGGGACATTGGAAACTGGAATACTAGTAATGTAACTAATATGGAAGATATATTTAACAATGCTATAGCTTTCAATCAGGACATCGGAGGGTGGAATACAAGCAACGTGACCCTTATGACAGGAGCATTTGCTGGTGCTACCATCTTTAATCAGGATTTGAGCGGTTGGGATACATTTAATGTAATCAATATGTTTGGTATGTTCAGTTTTGCTGAGTCATTCGACCAAGATTTAGGCGGATGGGATATAACAAATATTACATCCATGTTTGGGATGTTCAATGGTTCTGGCATGTCCCATACCAATGCCAATGCTACTTTAGCTGGATGGGCGGACTTTGTTCTGCAAAACGACGGACCATTCAATGTGTCATTGGGAATGGAAGGTGTTCTGCTTTGTGGAGAACAGGGTGATTATGCTTTAGGTGTTCTTATGAGTGTTGATTACGGTTGGTATATTACAGGGATTCAATATGATATTAATTGTCCATAA
- the rlmH gene encoding 23S rRNA (pseudouridine(1915)-N(3))-methyltransferase RlmH, which translates to MQITLMAIGKTDKTELESLISVYEKRLKHYIKFQMEMIPDIKNRKNLSEAQQKEKEGELILAQLQPTDTLVLLDEKGKQYSSVDFAQFLQKKMNSGIKNLVLAIGGPYGFSEAVYAKSSGKISLSKMTFSHQMVRLFIVEQIYRGFTILRNEPYHHQ; encoded by the coding sequence ATGCAGATTACCTTGATGGCCATTGGCAAAACCGATAAAACTGAACTTGAGTCACTTATCTCCGTTTACGAAAAACGGTTGAAGCACTATATCAAGTTTCAAATGGAGATGATTCCGGATATTAAAAACCGGAAAAACCTTTCGGAAGCCCAACAGAAGGAAAAGGAAGGGGAATTGATCTTGGCGCAACTGCAACCCACGGATACGCTGGTGCTATTGGACGAAAAGGGAAAGCAGTACAGCTCTGTGGATTTTGCTCAATTCCTACAAAAAAAGATGAACAGTGGTATCAAAAATCTGGTTCTGGCCATTGGTGGACCTTATGGGTTCAGTGAAGCCGTTTATGCAAAGAGTTCAGGTAAAATTAGCCTTTCCAAAATGACCTTTTCCCACCAAATGGTGCGCCTTTTCATCGTGGAGCAAATCTATAGAGGGTTCACGATTTTACGGAACGAACCTTATCATCACCAATAA
- the serA gene encoding phosphoglycerate dehydrogenase: MVHTGRKYVFDFDSTLTRVEALDVLAEMTLQGNPKRDEIVSEIQKITNLGIDGDISFTESLERRIRLLSANKSDLEDLVKELRQKISKSIEANKEFFHEYAEDIYVISCGFKEFIDPIVEEYNIPSERVFANTFTFDAEGNITGFDETNVLASHNGKIECLKNLDLDGEVQVIGDGYSDYVMREAGIAHKFFAYTENVHREKAANNADHVAPNLDEFLFVNDLPRNLSYPKNRIKILLLENVHPAAFENLSEEGFSVELIKTSLSEDELIERIKGVHVLGIRSKTQVTQKVLDAADKLLVVGAFCIGTTQIDLEYSKKKGVVVFNAPYSNTRSVVELAVGQTIMLMRSIFPRSTEIHNGEWNKTAAGSQEVRGKNLGIVGYGNIGKQMSVLAEAMGMKVYYYDVNDQLALGNAVKCDTLEDLLNVSDVVTLHVDDNKANKNFIGEREIDQMKDGAKLINLSRGFVVDIDALTNALKSGKLGGAAIDVYPSEPKSNGAFETPLQGLPNVILTPHIGGSTEEAQRDIAEFVPNKIMDYINTGNTVDAVNFPNIRLPKQNKSHRFLHIHRNVPGIMAKINEILAQYGLNISGQYLSTDSEVGYVITDLDKEYDKDVIKALKKIENTIKFRVLY; encoded by the coding sequence ATGGTACACACTGGACGCAAATATGTGTTCGATTTTGATAGCACGCTTACCCGTGTTGAAGCATTGGATGTTTTGGCGGAAATGACCCTGCAAGGCAACCCAAAAAGGGACGAAATTGTATCGGAAATCCAAAAAATCACCAATTTGGGGATTGATGGAGACATTTCGTTCACCGAATCCCTGGAGCGAAGGATCCGTTTGCTCAGCGCGAACAAAAGCGACCTAGAGGATTTGGTAAAGGAACTCCGTCAAAAAATTTCCAAATCCATCGAGGCCAACAAGGAGTTTTTCCACGAGTATGCGGAAGATATTTATGTGATCTCCTGTGGTTTCAAGGAATTTATCGACCCCATTGTGGAGGAATACAATATCCCCTCCGAACGGGTTTTTGCCAATACCTTTACTTTTGATGCCGAAGGTAATATTACCGGTTTTGACGAAACCAATGTTTTGGCGTCCCATAATGGGAAAATTGAATGTTTAAAGAATCTGGATTTGGATGGCGAGGTCCAGGTCATTGGCGACGGCTACAGCGATTATGTGATGCGCGAGGCCGGAATTGCCCATAAATTTTTCGCCTACACTGAAAATGTGCATCGGGAAAAGGCGGCCAACAATGCCGACCACGTTGCACCGAACCTAGATGAATTTTTATTTGTGAACGATTTGCCAAGAAACTTATCATACCCCAAGAACAGAATCAAGATCCTTTTATTGGAAAATGTCCACCCTGCAGCCTTCGAAAACCTTTCGGAAGAAGGGTTCTCTGTGGAGTTGATCAAGACCAGCCTTTCCGAGGACGAACTCATTGAGCGAATCAAGGGAGTCCATGTGCTGGGCATCCGTTCCAAAACGCAGGTGACCCAAAAAGTGTTGGACGCTGCCGATAAACTATTGGTTGTAGGTGCCTTTTGTATCGGAACCACCCAAATTGATTTGGAATACAGCAAAAAGAAAGGCGTAGTGGTCTTTAATGCACCGTACAGCAACACCCGTTCCGTGGTGGAATTGGCCGTAGGGCAGACCATTATGCTCATGCGAAGCATTTTTCCGCGCAGTACCGAAATCCACAATGGCGAATGGAACAAGACCGCCGCTGGTTCACAAGAAGTACGTGGAAAGAATTTGGGTATTGTAGGCTACGGAAACATCGGGAAGCAAATGTCCGTTTTGGCCGAAGCTATGGGGATGAAAGTTTACTATTATGATGTAAATGACCAATTGGCCTTGGGAAATGCTGTAAAATGTGACACTTTGGAGGATTTGTTGAATGTTTCCGATGTAGTGACCTTGCATGTGGACGATAACAAAGCCAACAAAAATTTCATTGGTGAGCGGGAAATTGACCAAATGAAGGATGGTGCCAAGCTCATCAACCTTTCTAGAGGCTTTGTGGTAGATATTGACGCTTTGACCAATGCTTTAAAAAGTGGCAAACTGGGTGGAGCGGCCATAGATGTGTATCCATCCGAGCCCAAAAGTAATGGAGCCTTTGAAACCCCGTTGCAGGGATTGCCCAACGTAATTTTGACTCCCCACATTGGCGGAAGTACCGAAGAGGCGCAGCGAGACATAGCAGAGTTTGTGCCGAACAAGATCATGGATTACATCAATACGGGAAATACGGTGGATGCTGTGAACTTTCCCAATATCCGACTTCCCAAACAGAACAAATCGCACCGCTTTTTGCACATTCACCGCAATGTACCGGGTATCATGGCCAAAATCAATGAGATATTGGCACAGTATGGACTCAATATTTCTGGTCAGTACCTTTCGACAGACAGCGAGGTGGGCTACGTGATTACTGATTTGGACAAGGAGTACGACAAAGACGTGATCAAAGCGCTCAAGAAAATCGAGAATACCATTAAGTTTAGGGTGCTTTATTAG
- a CDS encoding isoprenylcysteine carboxylmethyltransferase family protein, translated as MQLKVPPALVMLIFGGLMYVLDRFLPVGEFDFFGRRFLMLFLFGLGLVVILISVIQFFINKTTTDPLHLDKSRKLVTNGIYNFTRNPMYLGMLLFLLAFGLKLGNAFNTLVAAGFVSYLNHFQIKPEEEALKKQFGQEYTIYCKLTRRWF; from the coding sequence ATGCAATTGAAAGTACCACCTGCGTTGGTGATGTTGATTTTTGGAGGCTTGATGTATGTTTTGGACCGTTTTTTGCCCGTCGGCGAATTCGATTTTTTCGGAAGACGATTTTTGATGCTGTTCTTGTTCGGTCTTGGGCTAGTGGTAATCCTAATTTCCGTGATACAGTTTTTCATCAATAAGACCACGACGGACCCATTGCACTTGGATAAAAGCAGAAAGCTGGTCACCAATGGCATCTATAACTTTACACGGAACCCGATGTACTTGGGAATGCTGTTGTTCTTGTTGGCCTTTGGCCTAAAGCTGGGCAATGCCTTCAATACCTTGGTGGCAGCGGGCTTTGTTTCCTACTTGAACCATTTTCAGATAAAACCCGAGGAGGAAGCCCTCAAAAAACAGTTTGGTCAGGAATATACCATCTATTGCAAGCTGACACGGCGGTGGTTTTAA
- a CDS encoding non-canonical purine NTP diphosphatase, whose amino-acid sequence MKLVFATHNDHKLKEVQQLLPDTIEILSLKDINCLEEIPETGDTLEENAKIKADYVTQTFGLDCFSDDTGLLVDALNGAPGVYSARYAGGQKSASDNMEKLLSELKGATDRSAHFKTVVHLNLNGESYTFEGIVEGQITTEMHGEGGFGYDPIFKPNGYDNTFGELPSAVKNAISHRGRAIEKLVEFLKKKAQ is encoded by the coding sequence TTGAAACTCGTTTTTGCCACCCATAATGACCATAAGTTGAAGGAAGTGCAGCAACTTCTGCCAGACACCATTGAAATTTTATCGTTAAAGGATATCAATTGTTTGGAAGAAATCCCGGAAACGGGCGATACGTTGGAGGAAAACGCCAAAATAAAGGCCGATTATGTGACCCAAACCTTTGGTTTGGACTGTTTTTCCGACGACACCGGTTTATTGGTCGATGCCCTGAACGGAGCGCCCGGTGTGTATTCCGCCAGATATGCCGGTGGGCAGAAAAGTGCTTCGGACAATATGGAAAAACTATTATCCGAACTGAAAGGTGCAACTGATCGCTCAGCGCACTTTAAAACGGTGGTCCATCTCAATCTTAATGGAGAGAGTTATACGTTTGAGGGCATCGTGGAAGGCCAAATTACTACGGAAATGCATGGAGAGGGCGGTTTTGGCTACGACCCCATTTTTAAGCCCAACGGATACGACAACACCTTTGGCGAACTGCCTTCTGCCGTTAAAAATGCCATAAGTCATCGGGGGCGGGCCATTGAAAAATTGGTGGAATTCCTAAAAAAGAAGGCACAGTAG